A stretch of Pseudomonas sp. CCC3.1 DNA encodes these proteins:
- a CDS encoding NAD(P)H-dependent oxidoreductase, with translation MSKVYNVAVLVGSLRKDSLNRKVAHALAELAPANLKLNIVEIGDLPLYNEDIDVTPPPAAYSAFRDQVQQADAVLFVTPEYNRSVPAALKNAIDVGSRPYGKSVWNSKPGAVFSVSPGAIGGFGANHHLRQSLVFLNVPCLQQPEAYLGGAGSVFDESGALSEKTRPFLQTFIDAYSQWVELLKKA, from the coding sequence ATGAGCAAGGTCTACAACGTAGCAGTGCTAGTTGGCAGTTTGAGGAAGGATTCGCTCAATCGAAAAGTAGCCCACGCCCTGGCAGAACTGGCCCCCGCGAATTTGAAACTGAATATTGTCGAGATCGGCGATTTGCCGCTGTATAACGAAGACATTGATGTCACTCCGCCACCTGCGGCCTACAGTGCTTTTCGTGATCAGGTGCAGCAGGCCGATGCCGTGCTGTTTGTGACGCCTGAATACAACCGTTCGGTTCCGGCAGCGCTTAAAAATGCCATCGACGTAGGCTCGCGCCCGTATGGCAAAAGTGTTTGGAATAGCAAGCCAGGCGCTGTGTTCAGCGTTTCGCCGGGTGCTATCGGCGGCTTTGGCGCCAACCACCATCTGCGTCAATCGCTGGTATTTTTGAACGTCCCATGCCTGCAACAGCCGGAGGCTTACTTGGGCGGTGCGGGCAGCGTATTTGATGAGTCGGGTGCATTGTCGGAAAAAACCCGTCCGTTCTTGCAGACCTTTATCGACGCTTACAGTCAGTGGGTCGAATTGCTGAAAAAAGCGTGA
- the gloB gene encoding hydroxyacylglutathione hydrolase — MLQIDALPAFSDNYIWLLQDTTQKRCAVVDPGDAAPVLDWLNQHPDWVLSDILVTHHHFDHVGGVEQLYEKTGAKVWGPALENIPARHVALNDNDQINVLGHEFKVFLVPGHTLGHIAYYHADASAPLLFSGDTLFAAGCGRLFEGTPDQMHHSLSRLAALPAHTAVYCTHEYTLSNLRFAVAVEPKNPHIAARMAQVTAWRAEGKISLPSSIALELLTNPFLRVNETSVKEKADEWSKQDNDSPSAVFASLRSKKDTF; from the coding sequence ATGTTACAGATCGACGCCCTGCCCGCCTTTAGCGACAACTACATCTGGTTGTTACAGGATACGACTCAAAAGCGCTGTGCCGTGGTCGATCCGGGTGACGCCGCGCCAGTCCTGGACTGGTTAAACCAGCACCCTGACTGGGTGCTCAGCGATATTCTGGTCACCCACCACCACTTCGACCACGTCGGCGGCGTCGAGCAACTGTATGAAAAAACCGGCGCCAAAGTCTGGGGCCCGGCACTGGAAAACATCCCGGCACGGCACGTGGCGCTGAACGATAACGATCAGATCAATGTGCTCGGCCATGAGTTCAAGGTGTTTCTGGTACCTGGCCACACCCTGGGCCACATTGCTTACTACCACGCCGATGCTTCAGCCCCGTTGTTGTTTAGCGGCGATACCTTGTTCGCTGCCGGCTGTGGCCGGTTATTCGAAGGCACGCCCGACCAGATGCACCACTCGCTGAGCCGACTGGCAGCTTTGCCAGCGCACACAGCGGTGTACTGCACTCACGAGTACACCCTGAGCAACTTGCGTTTTGCCGTCGCCGTAGAACCAAAAAACCCGCATATTGCCGCCAGAATGGCGCAAGTGACGGCCTGGCGTGCAGAAGGAAAGATCAGTTTGCCTTCCAGCATTGCGCTCGAATTGCTCACGAATCCCTTTTTAAGGGTCAATGAAACATCCGTTAAAGAAAAAGCTGACGAATGGAGCAAGCAGGACAATGACTCGCCCAGCGCGGTCTTTGCGAGCTTGCGCAGTAAGAAAGATACATTCTAA
- a CDS encoding LysM peptidoglycan-binding domain-containing protein has product MSSSIGNSISSDALTRLAKAIAVTVAATLAGCQSFDHSTQTVERPNLKLTKRIPQEPLWLKEKPGPAAPQDVWERMRQGFQLQEGLGVNPRIEQQRLWFASNPSFLEGAGERGSLYIHYIVERLEERNMPLELALLPVIESAYNPMAYSHANAVGLWQFIPSTGRYFNLRQTRAYDGRRDITASTLAAMNYLTRLHDMFNGDWLLALAAYNAGEGTVSRAIERNEKLGLPTDYWNLPLPQETKDYVPKLLALSQVVLAPEAYGINLNPIANEPYFEMVEIKQSMDLSRVAALAEIDEDEMFQLNPAYKQRATTDGPQNLLVPTSKARLLTASLSNLKPEELISMRPKKAVFDNVASNPPARLNRKYRVKSGDNLTLIAKANKVDVKDLQRWNKLSGKNLKAGQTLVMQDTRKPVAKKTTTYTVKKGDSLYIVAKRFNIEMQHLKRWNPSSAKALKPGQVLTVYKPH; this is encoded by the coding sequence ATGTCGTCATCTATAGGTAACTCCATCAGTTCAGACGCATTGACGCGCTTGGCTAAAGCCATCGCGGTGACTGTGGCTGCCACATTGGCGGGCTGTCAAAGCTTCGATCATTCGACCCAAACTGTCGAACGCCCCAACCTGAAACTGACCAAACGCATCCCGCAGGAGCCGCTCTGGCTCAAGGAAAAGCCTGGCCCCGCAGCCCCGCAAGATGTGTGGGAGCGGATGCGCCAGGGGTTCCAGTTGCAAGAAGGCCTGGGCGTCAACCCGCGAATCGAACAACAACGCTTGTGGTTTGCCAGCAACCCTTCATTCCTGGAAGGCGCCGGCGAACGCGGCAGCCTGTACATCCATTACATCGTTGAGCGTCTTGAAGAACGCAACATGCCACTCGAACTGGCGTTGTTGCCAGTGATTGAAAGTGCCTACAACCCAATGGCGTATTCCCACGCCAACGCGGTCGGGCTCTGGCAGTTCATTCCCTCGACCGGTCGTTATTTCAATCTGCGTCAAACCCGCGCCTACGATGGACGTCGCGACATTACCGCCTCGACATTGGCCGCCATGAACTACCTGACGCGTCTGCACGACATGTTCAACGGTGACTGGCTGCTGGCCCTGGCGGCCTACAACGCGGGTGAAGGCACGGTTAGCCGGGCCATCGAGCGCAACGAAAAGCTTGGCTTGCCGACCGACTACTGGAACCTGCCCCTGCCGCAGGAAACCAAAGACTACGTCCCCAAGTTGCTCGCGCTGTCGCAAGTGGTTCTGGCCCCTGAAGCTTATGGCATCAACCTGAACCCGATTGCCAACGAACCTTACTTCGAAATGGTCGAAATCAAACAGTCCATGGACCTGTCCCGTGTGGCAGCCTTGGCTGAAATCGACGAAGACGAAATGTTCCAGCTCAACCCTGCTTACAAACAGCGCGCCACGACTGATGGCCCGCAGAATTTGTTGGTGCCAACCTCTAAAGCACGGCTTCTGACAGCCAGCCTGTCGAACCTCAAGCCTGAAGAACTGATCAGCATGCGTCCCAAAAAGGCGGTGTTCGATAATGTGGCCAGCAATCCACCTGCACGCCTTAATCGCAAGTACCGGGTTAAAAGTGGCGACAATCTGACCTTGATTGCCAAAGCCAATAAAGTCGATGTCAAAGACTTGCAACGCTGGAACAAACTCAGCGGCAAAAACCTCAAGGCTGGCCAGACGCTGGTCATGCAAGACACACGCAAACCGGTCGCTAAAAAAACCACCACTTACACGGTAAAAAAAGGTGACTCGCTGTACATCGTTGCCAAACGTTTCAACATTGAGATGCAACACCTCAAACGCTGGAATCCAAGTTCGGCCAAGGCACTCAAACCCGGCCAGGTCCTGACGGTCTACAAACCGCACTAA
- a CDS encoding LysR family transcriptional regulator, whose amino-acid sequence MRLRHIEVIQAIVQTGNLDHAAEWLQLPVATLSATLHEAEQQLGFMLFASVRGRLQATRETLLLQPLVNQLYLDVEPLRRLGEALRQHQEPTLRVVCSETLAQPLLPHSIAALRRRFPDTPATLSCQPHAEIVRSLLMGESDVGLGLHPTEQPGIDCLKLVQGKVQLLAPHGWLSPKQKYIALHDLAGQAMIGLQQHDPLSRTLDSKLHTLRPTPVVHIEVQSYQMMRSMVEAGEGLALVDPFTAIGAKISGLDVCPLSPAVPVTLYALTRKGSEPGPALKALLAIVREKAEALLADQGVVTL is encoded by the coding sequence ATGCGTTTACGCCACATCGAAGTGATCCAGGCCATTGTGCAAACCGGCAACCTCGACCATGCGGCCGAGTGGCTGCAATTGCCAGTGGCCACTCTCAGCGCCACGCTGCATGAAGCCGAGCAACAGCTCGGCTTCATGCTGTTTGCCAGCGTTCGCGGGCGGCTTCAGGCCACGCGTGAAACCCTTCTGCTGCAACCTCTGGTCAATCAGCTGTATCTCGACGTCGAGCCACTTCGCAGGCTTGGCGAAGCGTTGCGCCAGCATCAGGAACCGACCTTGCGTGTCGTGTGTAGCGAAACCCTGGCGCAGCCGTTGCTGCCCCACAGCATTGCAGCACTCAGAAGGCGTTTTCCTGACACACCCGCCACCTTGAGCTGCCAGCCTCACGCCGAAATCGTGCGCAGCCTGTTAATGGGTGAAAGCGATGTAGGCCTTGGCTTGCACCCGACCGAGCAGCCGGGCATTGACTGCCTGAAACTGGTTCAGGGCAAGGTGCAACTCCTGGCGCCCCACGGCTGGCTATCCCCCAAGCAAAAATACATCGCCCTGCACGACCTGGCCGGGCAAGCCATGATCGGCCTGCAACAGCACGACCCATTGAGCCGGACTCTGGACAGCAAGCTACACACCTTGCGCCCGACGCCGGTGGTGCACATTGAGGTTCAGAGCTATCAGATGATGCGCAGCATGGTTGAGGCGGGCGAAGGGCTGGCGTTGGTTGACCCGTTCACAGCCATTGGCGCCAAAATCAGCGGGCTTGATGTGTGCCCCTTGTCACCCGCGGTTCCGGTGACATTATATGCGTTGACACGCAAAGGCTCGGAGCCCGGCCCGGCGCTTAAGGCCCTGCTCGCTATCGTGCGTGAAAAAGCTGAAGCTTTGCTGGCAGATCAGGGTGTCGTCACCCTTTAA
- the dnaQ gene encoding DNA polymerase III subunit epsilon has product MRSVVLDTETTGMPVTDGHRVIEIGCVELMGRRLTGRHFHVYLQPDRESDEGAIGVHGITNEFLVGKPRFGEVADEFFDFIKGAQLIIHNAAFDVGFLNNEFALIGQSDRTDLTQHCTILDTLMMARARHPGQRNSLDALCKRYGVDNSGRELHGALLDSEILADVYLAMTGGQTSLSLAGNASDGNGSGEGSGSQASEIRRLSADRQTGRIIRASESDLAEHAARLETIAKSAGGPSLWAQLIEAKGQTLQ; this is encoded by the coding sequence ATGCGTAGTGTTGTACTCGATACCGAAACCACCGGTATGCCCGTCACCGATGGCCATCGGGTGATCGAGATTGGTTGCGTGGAATTAATGGGGCGTCGCCTGACGGGCCGTCATTTTCACGTGTACCTGCAACCCGATCGTGAAAGTGACGAGGGTGCTATCGGCGTCCACGGTATTACCAACGAATTTCTGGTCGGAAAACCGCGTTTCGGCGAAGTCGCCGATGAGTTTTTTGACTTCATCAAAGGCGCGCAGTTAATCATTCATAACGCCGCGTTTGACGTGGGCTTTCTGAATAACGAATTTGCCCTGATCGGGCAGTCGGACCGCACTGACCTGACACAGCACTGCACGATCCTCGACACCCTGATGATGGCGCGTGCGCGTCACCCGGGGCAGCGCAACAGCCTTGATGCCTTGTGCAAACGCTATGGCGTTGACAACTCGGGCCGTGAATTGCACGGCGCGTTGCTCGACTCCGAGATTTTGGCCGATGTCTATCTGGCCATGACCGGCGGCCAGACCAGCTTGTCACTGGCTGGCAATGCTTCAGACGGTAATGGCTCTGGCGAGGGTTCCGGCAGCCAGGCCAGTGAAATTCGCCGTTTGTCAGCGGATCGTCAAACTGGTCGGATTATTCGTGCAAGTGAAAGCGACTTGGCCGAGCATGCGGCGCGCCTTGAGACCATTGCTAAATCGGCAGGTGGTCCGTCTTTATGGGCCCAGCTCATCGAAGCGAAAGGCCAGACCTTACAGTAA
- a CDS encoding GNAT family N-acetyltransferase, which yields MRLVMNPKQPVVSVRLADEGFAPYVWGNDFSFEVNAYARADRHKKVEHWPLDMITPYRKCYGIDPDEFASYLGAPDSAIFMAYLDDQPVGHVVVSTNWNGFAHVDELAVAACARRHGVAKSLLDVVKFWSHKKNLPGIVLETQNNNLGACRLYERCGYQVGGIDYLRYRGIDPQTCEVAIFWYLLFENRL from the coding sequence ATGCGTCTGGTTATGAACCCCAAGCAACCCGTTGTCTCGGTTCGTTTGGCTGATGAAGGCTTTGCCCCCTATGTGTGGGGCAATGATTTCAGTTTTGAAGTCAATGCCTATGCCCGTGCCGATCGCCACAAAAAGGTCGAACACTGGCCCTTAGACATGATCACGCCCTATCGCAAGTGCTATGGCATTGACCCGGATGAATTTGCCAGCTATCTGGGGGCACCGGACAGCGCAATTTTCATGGCCTATCTGGATGATCAGCCGGTAGGGCATGTGGTGGTCAGCACTAACTGGAATGGTTTCGCCCATGTCGATGAACTGGCTGTCGCGGCGTGCGCCCGCCGTCATGGCGTGGCCAAATCATTGCTGGACGTGGTCAAGTTCTGGAGCCACAAGAAAAACCTGCCGGGGATCGTGCTCGAAACCCAAAACAACAACCTGGGCGCCTGCCGCTTGTATGAGCGTTGCGGGTATCAGGTAGGCGGCATCGATTATTTACGCTATCGCGGGATCGACCCGCAGACCTGCGAAGTGGCGATTTTTTGGTACCTGCTGTTTGAGAACCGTCTGTGA
- a CDS encoding extracellular solute-binding protein, with the protein MRLLLLILINLALSFPASATLSESHGYAQFGTLKYPSTFTHFDWVNPDAPKGGTLRIMAFGTFDTLNPYTFKGSSPVSTGNFLQYGVNELNETLMAGTGQYAPSGDEPTSSYGLIAQSVEYNEDRSWVVFNLRPEARFHDGTPITAYDVAFSYNLLLKEGHPQYRTNLQEVQRVDILGPKRIRFVFKRAGNPLLILRLGELPVLPQHYWAKRDFKATTFEPPLGSGPYRITKVTPGRQVVFEHVKNWWGANLPVNRGKYNFDRVEVEFYRDSDVAFEAFKAGEFDIYIEHQAKNWATSYNFPAVRRGDVIKAEITHKIPTQTQGLFMNSRRGTFDQAKVREALGLMFDFEWTNRTLFYGAYQRAASFYPNSEFSASGIAQGHEWLMLSPWRNQLPPELFTQAFGLPKTDGRGIPRETMRHALELLAQGGWKLSGQRLLNSEGKPLKFEILLVNPNLERILQPYVENLASIGIEARLRTVDRAQYKQRLDQFDFDMILMTLDQTLSPGLEQWQYFHSSQVNVKGSKNYAGVANPVVDQLLEKLLAAQTREEQLAAGRALDRVLLWQHYIIPNWYLNYHRLAYRNRFAFVTTPPYTLGLSAWWLKPTEKTR; encoded by the coding sequence ATGCGTCTTCTTCTGCTGATTTTGATCAATCTGGCTTTGAGCTTCCCAGCAAGCGCAACCCTGAGCGAAAGCCACGGTTATGCACAGTTCGGCACACTCAAATACCCGTCTACGTTTACCCATTTCGATTGGGTCAACCCCGACGCGCCTAAAGGCGGGACGCTGCGGATCATGGCATTCGGCACCTTCGACACGCTCAACCCGTACACTTTCAAAGGCAGCAGCCCGGTATCGACTGGCAACTTCCTGCAATACGGGGTCAACGAGCTCAACGAAACCCTGATGGCGGGTACTGGCCAATACGCCCCCTCAGGCGATGAACCAACGTCCAGTTATGGCTTGATTGCACAATCGGTGGAGTACAACGAAGACCGCAGCTGGGTGGTGTTTAACCTGCGGCCAGAGGCGCGTTTTCACGATGGCACGCCGATCACTGCCTACGATGTAGCGTTTTCTTACAACTTGCTACTCAAAGAAGGCCACCCCCAGTACCGGACCAACCTGCAAGAAGTCCAGCGCGTGGACATTCTGGGCCCCAAACGCATCCGCTTTGTATTCAAGCGTGCCGGTAACCCGCTGCTGATTTTGCGTCTGGGCGAGTTGCCTGTGCTGCCACAGCACTACTGGGCGAAACGCGACTTTAAGGCCACGACATTTGAGCCACCGCTGGGCAGCGGGCCCTACCGCATCACCAAGGTCACCCCCGGTCGGCAAGTGGTATTCGAGCACGTCAAAAACTGGTGGGGGGCCAATCTGCCGGTCAATCGAGGGAAATACAATTTCGACCGGGTTGAAGTTGAGTTCTATCGTGACAGTGACGTCGCGTTTGAAGCTTTCAAAGCCGGGGAGTTCGACATTTACATCGAGCATCAGGCCAAGAACTGGGCCACCAGTTACAACTTCCCGGCGGTACGTCGTGGTGATGTGATCAAGGCTGAAATCACCCACAAAATCCCGACCCAAACCCAGGGTCTATTCATGAACAGCCGCCGCGGCACCTTCGATCAAGCAAAGGTTCGCGAAGCGCTAGGGCTAATGTTCGATTTTGAGTGGACCAATCGCACCTTGTTCTACGGCGCTTACCAACGGGCCGCGAGTTTTTACCCCAACAGTGAGTTTTCAGCCAGCGGCATAGCCCAAGGCCATGAGTGGCTGATGCTCTCGCCTTGGCGCAATCAGTTGCCGCCAGAGCTGTTCACCCAAGCCTTTGGCCTGCCCAAGACCGATGGCCGAGGCATCCCCCGCGAAACCATGCGCCATGCGCTGGAGCTATTGGCACAAGGTGGCTGGAAACTCTCCGGCCAGCGCCTGCTCAACAGCGAGGGCAAACCCTTAAAGTTCGAAATATTACTGGTCAATCCTAACCTTGAGCGCATATTGCAGCCCTACGTAGAGAACCTGGCCAGTATCGGAATAGAGGCCCGCCTGCGTACCGTGGATCGTGCGCAATACAAGCAGCGGCTGGACCAGTTCGACTTCGACATGATCCTGATGACCCTCGACCAAACCCTGAGCCCTGGCCTTGAGCAGTGGCAGTACTTCCACTCCTCCCAGGTCAACGTCAAGGGCAGCAAGAACTATGCGGGGGTTGCCAACCCGGTGGTCGATCAATTGCTTGAAAAACTGCTCGCCGCACAAACCCGCGAGGAGCAACTGGCTGCTGGCCGGGCCCTGGACCGCGTCTTGCTCTGGCAGCACTACATCATTCCCAACTGGTATCTGAACTACCACCGCCTGGCGTACCGCAACCGGTTCGCCTTTGTGACTACGCCGCCTTACACCTTGGGCCTTAGCGCGTGGTGGCTTAAGCCTACGGAGAAAACCCGATGA
- a CDS encoding extracellular solute-binding protein, translating into MMPLRTWLKPLISLLLASLTSVALAAPQHALTLYDEPPKYPANFKHVDYVNPDAPKGGTFRKSSVGSFDSLNPFINKGVPADDIDLTFDTLTRQTLDEPFTSYGLIAQKIEKAPDNSWVRFYLRPEATFSDGHPIRAEDVVFTFDTLMKNGSPLYKGYYSDVDKAIAENPLQVKFTFKHNKNRELPLILGQLPVLPKHWWESRDFGKGNLEIPVGSGPYTIAEIKPGRSIRYERNKNYWGKDLPINKGLYNFDAITIDYFRDNSVAFEALKAGQFDYWFEISAKNWASAYNAPAFTQGRLKKEEIRNHNPTGMQGFVFNLRKSMFQDVRVREALSLLFDFEWANKQLFSGAYARTGSYFENSEMAAKAPPTEAELAILEPLRGQIPDQVFTDVFKPSVTDGSGMIREQQRKAYKLLQEAGWRIVDDKMVDAQGKPVKIEFLLAQSEFERILLPYKRNLSDLGIELQIRRVDTSQYLNRLRSRDFDMIVGGFPQSNSPGSEQREYWESQSYDKPGSRNFIGLKDPAIDQLTEGLINAETRQSLIDHARALDRVLQWGFYVVPNWHIKTWRVAYSSNIGHPAVTPLYDIGTATWWAKPDTKPMTPPTEPTSESLEP; encoded by the coding sequence ATGATGCCTTTGCGTACGTGGCTAAAACCTCTGATCAGCCTGTTATTGGCCAGCCTGACCAGCGTCGCGCTGGCAGCGCCGCAACATGCGTTGACGCTCTACGATGAGCCGCCCAAATACCCGGCCAACTTCAAGCATGTCGACTACGTCAATCCGGATGCACCCAAGGGCGGCACCTTTCGCAAGTCGTCGGTAGGCAGTTTTGACAGCCTGAATCCGTTTATCAACAAAGGCGTGCCCGCCGATGATATTGACCTGACCTTCGACACCCTGACCCGTCAGACGCTGGACGAACCTTTTACCTCCTATGGTTTGATCGCCCAAAAAATCGAAAAGGCGCCCGACAATAGCTGGGTGCGTTTTTACTTGCGACCTGAGGCCACGTTCAGTGATGGCCACCCGATTCGCGCCGAAGACGTGGTATTCACCTTCGATACGCTGATGAAAAACGGCTCGCCGCTGTACAAGGGCTATTACAGCGATGTCGACAAAGCCATTGCGGAAAACCCGCTGCAAGTGAAGTTCACCTTCAAGCACAACAAGAACCGCGAACTGCCGCTGATTCTGGGCCAACTGCCGGTGCTGCCCAAACATTGGTGGGAAAGCCGCGACTTCGGCAAGGGCAATCTTGAAATCCCTGTAGGCAGCGGCCCCTACACCATCGCCGAGATCAAGCCCGGTCGTTCCATTCGTTACGAGCGCAACAAGAACTATTGGGGAAAAGACCTGCCCATCAACAAGGGCCTGTACAACTTCGATGCGATTACCATCGATTACTTTCGCGACAACAGCGTTGCCTTTGAAGCGCTCAAGGCTGGGCAATTTGATTACTGGTTCGAGATCAGCGCCAAAAATTGGGCCAGTGCCTACAACGCCCCTGCGTTCACCCAGGGTCGCTTGAAAAAAGAAGAAATCCGCAACCACAACCCGACTGGCATGCAAGGGTTTGTGTTTAACCTGCGCAAATCGATGTTTCAGGATGTGCGGGTTCGCGAAGCGTTGAGCCTGTTGTTCGACTTTGAATGGGCCAACAAACAGTTATTCAGCGGCGCTTACGCCCGCACCGGCAGTTACTTTGAAAACTCGGAAATGGCCGCCAAGGCCCCGCCCACCGAAGCAGAACTGGCTATTTTGGAACCCCTGCGCGGCCAGATCCCGGACCAAGTGTTCACTGACGTCTTCAAGCCAAGTGTCACCGACGGCAGCGGCATGATCCGCGAGCAACAACGCAAGGCCTATAAATTGCTGCAAGAGGCCGGCTGGCGCATCGTCGACGACAAGATGGTCGACGCCCAAGGCAAGCCGGTCAAGATTGAGTTTTTGTTGGCGCAATCAGAGTTCGAACGCATTCTGTTGCCTTACAAACGCAACCTCAGCGACCTGGGCATAGAGTTGCAAATTCGCCGTGTCGACACCTCCCAGTACCTGAACCGCTTGCGCTCACGAGATTTCGACATGATTGTCGGTGGTTTCCCACAGTCCAACTCCCCAGGCAGCGAGCAACGCGAGTATTGGGAGTCGCAGAGCTACGACAAACCCGGCAGCCGCAATTTCATTGGCCTCAAAGACCCGGCCATTGATCAACTGACAGAAGGCCTGATCAATGCCGAAACCCGTCAAAGCCTGATCGACCACGCCCGAGCGCTGGATCGCGTATTGCAATGGGG
- the rnhA gene encoding ribonuclease HI, with protein sequence MSDSVEMFTDGACKGNPGPGGWGALLVCQGVEKELWGGEPNTTNNRMELMAAIRGLEELKRPCEVLLVTDSQYVMKGITEWMVNWKKRGWKTAAKEPVKNADLWKLLDEQVNRHTVKWQWVRGHIGHPGNERADQLANRGVDEMRGAKHA encoded by the coding sequence ATGAGCGATAGCGTTGAAATGTTCACCGATGGTGCTTGCAAGGGCAATCCTGGCCCGGGTGGCTGGGGGGCTTTGCTGGTCTGCCAGGGCGTAGAGAAAGAACTCTGGGGCGGTGAACCCAATACCACCAACAACCGCATGGAGCTGATGGCGGCCATTCGTGGCCTTGAAGAACTCAAGCGCCCGTGTGAGGTGTTGTTGGTCACCGACTCGCAATACGTGATGAAAGGCATCACTGAGTGGATGGTCAACTGGAAAAAACGCGGTTGGAAAACTGCCGCCAAAGAGCCGGTTAAAAACGCCGACCTGTGGAAGTTGCTCGATGAGCAAGTCAATCGCCACACCGTCAAATGGCAATGGGTTCGTGGGCACATTGGTCATCCGGGCAATGAGCGTGCCGACCAGTTGGCCAATCGCGGTGTGGATGAAATGAGAGGCGCCAAGCATGCGTAG
- a CDS encoding methyltransferase domain-containing protein, whose translation MTDKALAQADPEWLALISSAREWLSGPLGQLLLEDEQRVLEEELGRYFGGYLVHYGPAADTPPKAPQVQRNVRLGAPLPGVEIICEEQSWPLCEHAADVVVLQHGLDFCLSPHGLLREAASSVRPGGHLLIVGINPWSSWGLRHVFAKDALRKARCISPSRVADWLNLLGFALEKRRFGCYRPPLASKAWQGRLSGWERKAGSWQLAGGGFYVLVARKMVVGLRPVKPLRREPKGKLIPLQMAKINRRHTEP comes from the coding sequence ATGACCGATAAAGCATTGGCTCAGGCGGATCCTGAGTGGCTGGCACTGATCAGCTCGGCCCGCGAATGGCTGTCTGGCCCCCTTGGCCAGTTGCTGCTGGAAGACGAGCAACGGGTGCTTGAGGAAGAGCTGGGGCGCTATTTTGGCGGTTATCTGGTGCATTACGGCCCGGCTGCCGATACTCCGCCCAAGGCGCCGCAAGTTCAACGCAATGTGCGCCTGGGCGCGCCTTTGCCGGGTGTCGAGATCATTTGTGAAGAGCAGTCCTGGCCGTTGTGCGAGCATGCCGCCGATGTGGTGGTGTTGCAGCATGGCCTGGATTTTTGCCTGTCGCCCCACGGGTTGCTGCGTGAGGCGGCCAGTAGCGTACGCCCCGGCGGGCATTTATTGATCGTGGGCATCAACCCGTGGAGCAGTTGGGGTTTGCGGCATGTTTTCGCCAAGGATGCGCTGCGCAAGGCGCGTTGCATTTCACCTTCACGGGTTGCCGACTGGCTGAATCTGCTGGGCTTTGCGCTGGAGAAACGCCGCTTCGGATGCTATCGTCCGCCGCTTGCTTCCAAGGCGTGGCAAGGTCGTTTGTCAGGTTGGGAGCGCAAGGCGGGTAGCTGGCAATTGGCCGGTGGCGGCTTCTATGTATTGGTTGCTCGCAAAATGGTGGTGGGCTTGCGCCCCGTCAAGCCATTACGCCGAGAGCCGAAGGGCAAGCTGATTCCCTTGCAGATGGCCAAGATCAATCGGCGTCATACAGAACCCTAA
- the phnX gene encoding phosphonoacetaldehyde hydrolase: MNYTNPSKLQAAILDWAGTVVDFGSFAPTQIFVEAFAEFGVHVSIEEARGPMGMGKWDHIRTLCDQPQITERYKKVFGRAPTDDDVTAIYQRFMPMQIEKIAEHSALIPGALHSIAALREQGIKIGSCSGYPAQVMAKVVELAATNGYVADHVVATDEVPNGRPWPAQALANVIALGIEDVGACVKIDDTVPGILEGRRAGMWTVALVCSGNALGLTYAQYRALDADTLNAERKRIHALFEGSRPHYLIDTISDMPEVISDINKRLANGQMPQSS, translated from the coding sequence ATGAACTACACCAACCCCAGCAAACTTCAGGCAGCCATTCTCGACTGGGCCGGTACAGTGGTCGACTTCGGCTCGTTCGCCCCTACCCAGATTTTTGTCGAGGCGTTTGCCGAGTTCGGCGTACACGTCTCTATTGAAGAAGCCCGCGGCCCGATGGGCATGGGCAAGTGGGACCACATCCGCACCCTGTGCGACCAACCGCAGATCACTGAGCGTTACAAAAAAGTGTTTGGCCGTGCACCGACTGACGACGACGTGACTGCGATTTACCAACGCTTTATGCCGATGCAAATCGAGAAAATCGCTGAGCACTCGGCGCTGATCCCCGGCGCACTGCACTCCATCGCCGCGCTGCGCGAGCAAGGCATAAAAATAGGTTCGTGTTCAGGCTACCCGGCCCAAGTGATGGCCAAGGTAGTAGAGCTGGCCGCGACCAATGGCTACGTCGCTGACCACGTGGTGGCGACCGACGAAGTGCCCAACGGTCGCCCATGGCCCGCTCAAGCGCTGGCCAATGTGATCGCGCTGGGCATTGAGGATGTGGGGGCCTGCGTGAAAATCGACGACACCGTGCCCGGCATCCTCGAAGGGCGTCGTGCTGGCATGTGGACCGTCGCGCTGGTGTGCTCTGGCAACGCACTGGGCCTGACCTACGCGCAATACCGCGCACTGGACGCCGACACGTTGAACGCAGAGCGAAAGCGTATTCACGCGCTGTTCGAGGGCTCGCGCCCGCACTACCTGATCGACACCATCAGCGACATGCCAGAGGTCATTAGCGATATCAACAAGCGCCTGGCAAATGGCCAAATGCCGCAAAGCAGCTGA